Proteins encoded in a region of the Indicator indicator isolate 239-I01 chromosome 41, UM_Iind_1.1, whole genome shotgun sequence genome:
- the AQP6 gene encoding aquaporin-6 — MLELRSSSFWRAILAEFLGSLLYALMGLGASLRWVPGPPSVLGAALAFGLAQATVVQALGPVSGGHINPAITLAFLMASQLSLLRALGYLLAQLLGALAGAGVLYGLTPAPVRGTLGLTALHPGVGPGQGTVVELLLTAQFVLCVLASFDERQDGRPGSAALPVGFSLALGHIFGIHYTGAGMNPARSFAPAVITRSFANHWVYWAGPLLGAALGSVLYEFVLCPRPRSLAERLAALKGEPPAVTEPPPEPPAEPLELKTQGL, encoded by the exons ATGCTGGAGCTGCGTTCGTCCTCCTTCTGGAGGGCCATCCTGGCCGagttcctgggcagcctcctctaTGCCCTAATGGGGCTGGGGGCTTCCCTGCGTTGGGTTCCGGGTCCCCCCAGCGTCCTGGGGGCTGCCCTGGCCTTTGGCTTGGCCCAAGCCACAGTGGTGCAGGCGCTGGGTCCCGTCAGCGGGGGTCACATCAACCCTGCCATCACCTTGGCTTTCCTGATGGCCTCGCAGCTCTCCCTGCTCCGTGCCCTGGGCTacctcctggcacagctgctgggggCACTGGCCGGGGCTGGGGTGCTCTACGGGCTGACACCGGCCCCCGTTCGTGGCACCCTTGGCCTCACTGCG CTGCACCCCGGTGTGGGGCCAGGCCAGGGGAcggtggtggagctgctgctgaccgcCCAGTTCGTGCTCTGCGTCTTGGCCAGCTTCGATGAGCGGCAGGATGGGCGCCCGGGCTCGGCCGCGCTGCCCGTGGGCTTCTCCCTCGCCCTAGGCCACATCTTCGGG ATCCACTACACGGGGGCCGGCATGAACCCCGCGCGTTCCTTCGCCCCCGCGGTCATCACCCGGAGCTTTGCCAACCACTGG GTGTACTGGGCGGGCCCGCTGCTGGGGGCGGCGCTGGGCTCGGTGCTTTACGAGTTTGTGCTGTGCCCGCGGCCGCGGAGCTTGGCCGAGCGCCTGGCCGCGCTCAAAGGAGAGCCTCCCGCCGTTACCGAGCCGCCGCCGGAGCCACCGGCGGAGCCGCTGGAGCTGAAGACCCAGGGGCTATAA